The Thunnus albacares chromosome 11, fThuAlb1.1, whole genome shotgun sequence genome contains a region encoding:
- the LOC122992279 gene encoding T-cell-specific surface glycoprotein CD28-like: MKAGVLWMVIVCLSDGKVTTCSVETTVTVSHLNKVSISCPSNMANSELSYLLLLNDSCISRIRLSKESGSGVFSSQYEITANNSGVYICKKEVIYPPPYKEECHSTKVIVAEKQKTNETALEANQSCQVKSPLIPEVVLWAGCGVLLVYSLSITCITCSIVLRRKLKRDEEDTNEYVNTRPGEIRKHSKT; the protein is encoded by the exons ATGAAAGCGGGAGTCCTGTGGATGgtgattgtgtgtttgagtgatgGAAAGGTCACAACATGCTCAG TGGAGACCACCGTCACAGTGTCACACCTCAATAAAGTATCCATATCCTGTCCGTCAAACATGGCCAATTCCGAACTCAGCTACCTGCTCCTTCTCAATGACAGCTGCATCAGCCGAATACGTCTGTCCAAG GAGTCTGGTTCTGGAGTGTTCTCCAGTCAGTATGAAATCACAGCCAACAACAGTGGAGTGTACATCTGTAAGAAGGAGGTGATTTATCCTCCACCATACAAAGAGGAGTGTCACTCCACTAAAGTAATAGTGGCAG AAAAGCAGAAAACCAATGAGACTGCCCTAGAAGCCAATCAGAGCTGCCAAGTCAAGTCTCCACTCATCCCAGAAGTGGTGTTGTGGGCAGGATGTGGTGTTCTGTTGGTCTACAGCCTGTCAATCACATGCATCACCTGCAGCATTGTTCTACGG AGGAAGCTgaagagggatgaagaggatACAAATGAGTATGTCAACACCAGACCTGGAGAGATAAGGAAACACAGCAAAACCTAA